The nucleotide sequence GGGATGCGCAGGGGCATGCTGCAGTGCAAacagcttttccttccttctccagacACCGTTCCAGCACCAAAGATGGCTCAGACGAACCCTCTGCCTGTCCCCATGGGCCCGTGGAAGGTACGTCCTCGCAGTCCCTGGATCTCGCCTTTCCCAGCGGGCAGgtgggggacagggagaggggcaaAGCCAGTCCTCCGGGGCCAGAAAAGCTGCACAGCGGGCAGTGAAGCGGTGGGAGCGCAGGAAGCAAGGCACCCCGTCCTCTGCCCATGGGAAcgtgcctcctgcctgctctaACACCTCCTGGGTGTTCTTCATCAGCTTCTTTGCAGCCCAGCCGTGTCCTGCTCTTTACCAGGCAGTTACAGCAGCCCCCGAAAGCCACGTGCTGTTATTTGCCCTCCCGTGTCAGCGCAGGCAGGccggcagggtgggcaggggggctgcgaAGCGGGTGGTGGGCACGGCCGAGCAAGgtggggagcagccctgagggctctggcagctgctcCGGGGACACGGTTTGAGGCGGGAGccgagagggagaggagaagcgcATGTGCAGGTGGGGAGCACCCCCATGAAGCCTGGAGCTGTCGCAGGAGAGCAGAGCATCAGCCAAAGCCCCCCTGGGGAGCCCCCCTCGCCCTTTCCCCCGTTAATCCTCTTTGCCCTAGAGCGTTCGGAGCAGAGGCCGGGAGAACCGCcagccacagccctgccacccgCCCATCCCAGCACGGCTCCGCTCCTCTCTCCGGACGGCACCGCTGCCCCGGGAACTGATCTCCGCAGGGGTGAGCAGGAGAGCGGAGCGGGGCCCAGCACGACAccagggcagggcagcgcggGCCAGCAGTGCAGGGACGCGCAGAGGCGAGCGGGGCTGCGTCCCAGCCCAGACGGGTCCCTGGTGCAGCCTCCGCCGGCTCTTCCCCGGACGGAGCGTGACCTTCCGTCTCGAAGAGACGCTGAATCCCCTGGGGCCGCTGCCGGGCAGTTCCCAACTCGGCAGCTCGCTCTCCATTCCAGATCACCGTGTATGACCAAGAAAACTTCCAGGGCAAGAGGATGGAGTTCTCTTCGGCCTGTCCCAACATCATGGAGTGTGGCTTTGACAACATCCGCTCGCTGAAGGTGGAGAGCGGCGCGTGAGTACCCGGCGGCAGGGACGCTTTCCCAGGTGGGCTGGCAGAGCGAGGGGTGCCTGAGCGCAGAGCAGGGCCCAGCGCCCTCGCTCCGCTTAGCTGGAGCCAGGCACCGCAGCCGGTGGAAGGCAGGCACGGGGATCCccccctgccaggctggagcagccagcccagggcagcaCCGACACAGACACAGGGCCAGAGGACAGCGGCGACGCCTTTGGCGTCGTCCAAAGCTGCCAGGCTTGGAGCTCACCGGTGCCCCGCAGGGATGCTGCCCACGGATGCAGCGAAGATCAGTGCTCAGCGAGTGGCTCCCGAGCCCAGCCGGGTCCCCATCCTGCCCACGGCACCCCATGGAGCACCGTGCCTAGAGAGTCACCTTTCTTGCCCCAgggcccagccctgctctgccctgcgctTTCCCCGCACCATGCAGCTCCCCAGGGCCAGAGCAGAGCCGTCCTGCAGCCCGTGCTGGGCTGCGCCAGCCGCTGACAGGGgtagggagcagagctgggcttctCCTGGCACCGGAATTTTCCCTGGCACAGGCGAGACATCTCCCGAGCCGCTCCGAGGTGCTGCGCGTAAGGAGCGGTCCCCCCGGCAAGCATCCCGCTGGGGCCGGGGAAGCAGACGAGATAGATTTGCGCTGCTATATTTAGGATTTGTAACGCTAACGGGATTACAGCGGCATGCGTGCTCACGCCGTAATCAGCTCCCTGCTCCAGTTGCCGTGTTCCTCGGCAGGCTGGTCACCTTGCACAGCGGGAGGCCGACCGCGGGACACGGGACCGGCACTCGGTTTGGGTGGGTGGCGAGAGGCCCTCAACCCCCCCGGCTCAGCCTGCCCCTCGGCACCCCGCATGCCCCATAAGCAGGGGGGCTGTGGGCTACACAGCCTGTGCCGtctgccctccagcccccagccctcccgctcGGCTGTGGCTGTTCCATCCCCGGTCTCTGTAAGGGGACGTGCCCAAGAGAGgtccccaccctggggacaggcagGCTCTCGTGTGGGCAGCACCAGGGCTTGCAAAATGTGTCCCGCAGGGACCTCTCCTCGTTTGTTTTCAGTGAAGAGGGGGgacccagggagggggaaggcaacagctccctgccctgcccgcagccagctgggtgctgcctggTTTGGGCGTTAGGAACGCAGGTCTTGCCAGCTGTGCCAGGTTCCAGTCAGGAAACCAGTAAGAAACGAGGCCTTTgggagagaagggcagccaggggTGTCCTGTGGCATCTCAGCGCGACACCGACCTGCGTAAACAACCACAGAGCGTTAGGGGAAAGCGAGGCACCCTCGCAGGCTGGGCCGCTTGGGAGGGGAGACCCCAGCACCAGCCACAGCTGGGGGATGCCGGCGCTGCCGTGCGGGCAGCCTCCCAGGCACCAAACGCGGTTACGCATCCATCGCCGCTTCCTTTCCTCCCGGACTTGCGGGCAGAGGCCAGACCCCAACCTCCTCCTCGCACCTACATCCGTGCCCCGGTGCCAGCCCCGAGCTGGAGGCCCAGAGCTGCCGCAGGAAGCCCTGGCAGCCCTTGCCCTGTTTTTGCAGCTGGGTCGGTTACGAGCACACCGGCTTCTGCGGGCAGCAGTTCATCCTGGAGAGAGGAGAGTACCCGCGCTGGGACGCCTGGAGCGGCAGCAACGCCTACCACATCGAGCGCCTGATGTCCT is from Opisthocomus hoazin isolate bOpiHoa1 chromosome 20, bOpiHoa1.hap1, whole genome shotgun sequence and encodes:
- the CRYBA1 gene encoding LOW QUALITY PROTEIN: beta-crystallin A3 (The sequence of the model RefSeq protein was modified relative to this genomic sequence to represent the inferred CDS: deleted 1 base in 1 codon) — its product is MGEAAVPPELDTVPAPKMAQTNPLPVPMGPWKSVRSRGRENRQPQPCHPPIPARLRSSLRTAPLPRELISAGITVYDQENFQGKRMEFSSACPNIMECGFDNIRSLKVESGAWVGYEHTGFCGQQFILERGEYPRWDAWSGSNAYHIERLMSFRPVCSANHKESKITVFEKDNFIGRQWEISDDYPSLQAMGWANNEVGSMKIQCGAWVCYQYPGYRGYQYVLESDHHGGDYKHWREWGSHAQTSQIQSIRRVQQ